The genomic segment AAATCGCTCCCCGCTGATCATAATCTCAACCACGGGATGGCGACCGGACTCGATCGTCAACGATCCTTCCGTATTGATACGGGGCCGGCAATACCCCTTGGTCTGGGCCAATTCAGCCAGGCTCAGCAGGCAATCGACACGCGCGATAAACTTCGCAACGCCTTGAATCAACACATTTACGGAAATCATCTCGTTTCTGATTTCCGTAAAAATATCATATTCCATGGACGCGCGTTTTTCTTCAGCGCCCAGCACCTGATTTTCATACTGCTTCAACTCATCGGTAATGTATCGCTCGGCATTGACCAGCGTCTGCTTGCGAACATAATGGTCCGGAACGGATTGGCTATGGGTGTTGGGCACCTCGATATAATACCCGAACACTTTATTGTATCGTACCTTTAACGAATTGATGCCGGTTTTTCCCCGCTCATCAGCTTCCAAAGCCGCCAGAAATCCTTTTCCGTCCCTGCTGACACGGATCAAGGCATCCAGCTCCGGAGAAAACCCGGTTTTAATCATCCCGCCTTCGTTGATGGTCGGAGGAGCATCTTCCCTTACCGCTGCCTCAATGCGTTCAGCCAATGCTTCAAGCGGCTCAAGATTCCCCGCCCACAGATACAGAAAAGAACTTAATCCGGATAAATGAGTCCATATTTCAGGTAGTTGCTGAATGGAGTGTTTCAGCGCCGTCAAGTCCCTGGCATTACAGTGGCCCATCGTGATCTTGCTGCCGAGCCGCTCCATATCCTGAACGTGTTTGAGCTTCTCCCGAAGACACCTTCGCACCGGAACATTTTTAAGCGCCTCTTCCACGGCATCAAGCCGCGCTTCAATCTTTTCCTTATCCAGCAACGGATATCGAAGCCAGTTTCGAAGCATTCGCCCGCCCATGGCGGTCCGGGTATAGTCGATAACCCCCAGCAAAGCGCCTCGCTTCGTGCCGGTTCGCATGTTTTTCAGAAGTTCCAAATTCTGGCAGCTCGTATCGTCAACCCATAAGTACTCATTCAGAAAATAGGTCTCGATGCCTGAAAGGTGTGTGATCTTCTGCTTCTGGGTTTCCTTGACATAATGCAACAACCCGCCTGCCGCGCTGATCGCTGCCGGCAGTTTTTCGCATCCGAAACCTTCCAGGCTGAGCGTGTTGAATTGTTCCGTAAGCTGTTGCTTTGCCCGATGCGGCTCATAGGCACTGTCCGGAAGCCGGGTAACGGCCGTTCCACGCAGCGCATTGTAAATGGGCAGAAACACCCCGTCAGTGCCGAGGCCCTCGGGCAACGTCGCTTCGCTGGGCGAAATACGAAAAATCTCATCGGCAATCGCGGCGGCTTTAACGGTTTCGGTCACCCGAAAAGCACCGGTTGAGATATCCAGATATGCAATTCCCAGCGTGTCTTTGTTTTTCGCGACGGACAGAATGTAATTGTTGATTTTTTCTTCCAGAAAAGCATCTTCGACGATCATTCCCGGCGTGATGACCCGAACCACCTCGCGTTTGACCAGTCCCTTGGCAGTTGCCGGATCTTCCACCTGATCACAGATAGCGACTTTATGTCCGTTTTCAATCAGCCGAGCGATATAGGACTGGGCCGCCCGATAGGGAACCCCGCACATCGGCACCTTTTCCTGTTCGTTCTTATTTCGGGAGGTGAGTGTTATCTCCAACACCTTGGAAGCCACAAGGGCATCGTCAAAGAACATTTCATAAAAATCACCCATGCGGTAAAAAAGAATCGCATCCCCATGATCTGCCTTTATCGACAGGTATTGTTGCATCATGGGGGTTGTTTTGGGACCGGCCATGGCTACTCGATACGGGGTGTTAACATCGTGAAGACGCCATCAAGTGTTTGGCTGCGGATCGGAAACGGGCTCGACATCGACCACCGATGGTTCCTCGGAAACGGCTTCCTTGTGCGTGCTTCTCAATTCCAGCTCTTTTCTGAGCTGAGAAATCAGGTCCAGAAGCGACTCATTTTTCGCACGAAGATCCTTGATGATCCGATTGGATTTAAACCGCTGCATCAAACTGAAAAAATAGGCGATGAGAAGTCCGACCATAAAGCAGCCCAAAAACCAGACCGCGTGCGGAAGCGCCGGTGAGGTATACGGCGATGTTATATAGGGATTGAACACAAAACTCTGTGGTTCTTTAAAAAATTCTTTATTTTGAAAAAAAAGAAGCACAATAACGACGATGAGAATGAGCCAGAGTGCGATTTTCACTTTTTTCATCTTATCTCTCCCTTATGGCGACACCGGCGCACCCTAAATGGGGACGCTGATCGACTTTCGATAATCTCAGGTCGGCATTACTTACTCTTTTCATGCTGAAAACTCAACCATTTTTTCCCCCGCTCAGGGGAACCAGCTCCAGCTTTCCCCATACCCCCATCTGCTCTCCGACAATAATGAGTATCCCTTCAACCCCGTCAATCGTTTGGCCGAAGGCCATTGCCTGCTGAATTTCTTTGGCGGACAACACGCGATTGCCGATAGCGGTAGCAGCAGCATCCGCAAGGGCACAGCTTTTGGAAACGACAGAAACCGCATCCGCGTTGCCAAAACTGAGCGAATGGCCCACTGTGCCCGAAGAGGTGCAAACAGCCATGGGGGCATTACCCGATGCGATATTAAGGCCGATCCGCAAGCTTAAGGGAGATTTTCCGGCATAAATTCCCACCGTAACGGGCGCATCGGTCTTGATGTAAACATCCCCGCCGTTTTCAATGATTACTTCTTTCGAGTAGACCGACAAATCTTCCCCGACTCGCTGCGAAACCGCGCCGGCAACGGATGCCATCGGTCCGACACCCGCCTTTTGGCCTGCGCGAATCATATCCCATACAATCGCCGGCATGGGTTCGCTCACCGTCCAGGGAACCAAGCTCGTTGCAAAGACCGGATGCTGGGCAATAAAGGCTTCAAGAAACCTGCGGTGACAAAGAATGCTGTTCAGAGCGATTCGATCCAACGGCTTGTCGGCACGAATGAGCAAGTCCGTCTCTCTGACGGTTATGTT from the Desulfobacterales bacterium genome contains:
- the mutS gene encoding DNA mismatch repair protein MutS, with translation MAGPKTTPMMQQYLSIKADHGDAILFYRMGDFYEMFFDDALVASKVLEITLTSRNKNEQEKVPMCGVPYRAAQSYIARLIENGHKVAICDQVEDPATAKGLVKREVVRVITPGMIVEDAFLEEKINNYILSVAKNKDTLGIAYLDISTGAFRVTETVKAAAIADEIFRISPSEATLPEGLGTDGVFLPIYNALRGTAVTRLPDSAYEPHRAKQQLTEQFNTLSLEGFGCEKLPAAISAAGGLLHYVKETQKQKITHLSGIETYFLNEYLWVDDTSCQNLELLKNMRTGTKRGALLGVIDYTRTAMGGRMLRNWLRYPLLDKEKIEARLDAVEEALKNVPVRRCLREKLKHVQDMERLGSKITMGHCNARDLTALKHSIQQLPEIWTHLSGLSSFLYLWAGNLEPLEALAERIEAAVREDAPPTINEGGMIKTGFSPELDALIRVSRDGKGFLAALEADERGKTGINSLKVRYNKVFGYYIEVPNTHSQSVPDHYVRKQTLVNAERYITDELKQYENQVLGAEEKRASMEYDIFTEIRNEMISVNVLIQGVAKFIARVDCLLSLAELAQTKGYCRPRINTEGSLTIESGRHPVVEIMISGERFVPNTIRMDDTENQVLIITGPNMAGKSTVLRQVAIFAIMAQLGSFVPAARADLPVIDRIFTRVGALDNLSAGQSTFMVEMQETANILNHATPQSLVIIDEIGRGTSTFDGMSIAWAVAEYLHDLHGKGVKTLFATHYHELTELVRQKNRVKNFHIAVKEWNDEIIFLRKLVEGGTNRSYGIQVARLAGIPDEVIRRSKKILLRIETANNGVKGLSADGTLASKEPKGPVQMDMFCSAEKMVMDKLRHLDIAGMTPLEALNTLDELCRKAKF
- a CDS encoding UPF0280 family protein; translated protein: MNQPRTYRHRIQKEGLTTFNITVRETDLLIRADKPLDRIALNSILCHRRFLEAFIAQHPVFATSLVPWTVSEPMPAIVWDMIRAGQKAGVGPMASVAGAVSQRVGEDLSVYSKEVIIENGGDVYIKTDAPVTVGIYAGKSPLSLRIGLNIASGNAPMAVCTSSGTVGHSLSFGNADAVSVVSKSCALADAAATAIGNRVLSAKEIQQAMAFGQTIDGVEGILIIVGEQMGVWGKLELVPLSGGKNG